The Mycteria americana isolate JAX WOST 10 ecotype Jacksonville Zoo and Gardens chromosome 2, USCA_MyAme_1.0, whole genome shotgun sequence genome contains the following window.
TTTTATTACCCTagagtgttatttttttccatctcactTTGACAAGGGATTCAGTTGTGAACATTTATAGCTCCAGCATTTGCATTCTTCTATCAGGTAGAATGTAAACAGCAGAATGATGCTGTTTTGGCCAGGAAATGGGGCCAGGCTTTTCTAGATCTGCTGATGTTCATAATGAAAAGGTTATGGGAATGTATAAGTAAATTGTCCTTTCCATTAACACAGCCCTACTCACCATCTGGAACTATTAATGCTTCTGAAGAAACAGGAGATGATATCTTAGAAAAGCTGAAATGACCAAACTTGTAACTCCTTTCCTGAACATCAATCATTTCCTATTGTGATAGGAACAAGGGACAGTGCATTAGCAAGCTGAAAGTATACACTGGTTTTGATACACTGTGAAGATATTACCAGataaatgtcttaaaaaaaaaaaaaagaaaatgcatcttcagTCAGTTCAGAGCAAATGAAACCCACCTGAAAACTGCACTTATTTTTTGTAAGTTACAACATGTGCTATAATGCCATGCAAATACGGACCTCCATGCTGCGTAAAATTAAAGTTccattgctttgcattttcaaCTTCTTTTGATAAATTCACATAACAAGGTGTGCTTCTGATAATCATCTGTAATTCCACTGATAGATCAGTCATACAGGAGAGACTGAAACCCTAAAGACTTTCCAAGAACTGTAATATTCAGCAGCACATCGCTCCCATAAAATTATTCCAGCTTTAATAGCAAAAACATTGGTTTTCATGAGGAACCACGGACACAATGCAGTtcatattttgcaataaaaaacaTTAGCAATGCCTGTTTCGCTTCCTTCTCATGTGTCTTTGTACGTCAGTGAGTAATTCATTTGTACAATATAAACATATCAGCACAACATACAAACACAGTAATACTCAAAGTCACAGATAAAAACGAGAGATGCAGTATGCTAGCAGGGTACTAATTAGTTTGGCTCTGCTATCTCAGATAATCCCAAGCCAATTCCAAACCTGCTCCCCTTTTACCTTTTATGTGTGCTACCTTTTCTGATGttattgcaatttaaaaaattcagtgtttAGGTTATCATGGTTTGGACAGATGCCTAGGAAGGTATTATTGATTAATGATGTATTAATCAATTGATTTTATTATAAACACAGTCTTCCACTTGGCTGATTGACACCTGCAGCTATTCATTAtgaaattctgctttcatttacagtGGCAACAAAGAGATTCCATCAATAGGAATGAAGATACTTTATGTCCCtagacaaaggaaaataaggtcATTATTTGgtttatgaaaatgtaaaatttcttaaatgaaatatttaagtcATGAGTCACCTGCATGCTTTACAACACTGATTTACAGCATACAGAGCCATTTAGCTATTTTCAGTGCAGGTGGATGTAGAAGAGCAGTTAAAAGAAATGAGGCTGTTAAAGCAAGAAAGTCCAACTCTGTGCACAGCTGTCTTTCTAAAAAGTTAGGTTTGCCATCTTTGTTTCACTGTGTATGTGTCACCACATAATAATCATTGTAGTCATTAGCAGTTCATGCTCAAcctatgcttttatttcatttgcgGTTTGAAAAGTCTCAAATTCAATTCTTTAATTCATTTCCCACTGGCCTAAATATAGTGCTGGCAGTCATATTTACAACTGACTTTGGATGGGATCCCACTATAACCTAGTATCTTTATGTTAGAAACTGTTTACAGACACCATTAAGAAAATCTGTGTGTATAAATAACATGATTAAGAAGCTTTCTATGTGTGGGGTTTAGAACTTTACTAGGAGGAGCgcattaattttactgtttttcagggCAGGTATTATTTTTATGCTATATTTTTATGCAGCTAAATCTTTCAGACCCTAATTTTGATTAGGAACTTTTAGCAATGCCATAATTGTTAACATTAACATAATGCAAATCCATACCACAGTGTCTGATAGCTCAACTGCTTAAAGTATTTCTGTATCTGCTGTACAATAAATTAGTGCTAAAATAAATTGTGCTAGCTTCAGCCTTTAGAGCACCACGATAGCTATGTAATACATCTTGACAAGGCCAaaagtgaataattaaaaatgatAGAGATTTGATTGAATTTCAGTAGCTGTTTTCTGAACCTTGTGACACTGGTTAGCTCCCAAGAGCACCAAACAGATCTCATCCGAAGACAAGTGCCATCTATCGATAAAAGATGTATTTGAGGTGAAGAAGCCACAAATGACAAAAAATGGCACCAGCCTGCCACCTGCTGCTGTACAGAATTACTTCAAGAAACATATTTGCTAGGCCTTGCACTGACTCAACAAAAACACTCCTGTGTGAACTGGATTCAACAAAAGCATGTCCATTCTGCAACAGCGTGCTTTCGCCTTGGCATTTCAAAAGCGTTGGACAAGATTAAAATAACGGGAtgttctgtgctttgaaaatagGCCACTTAACCTAGGAAGCTCTCTTGCCAGGTTCTAGTATTTTGAAATCTTGGTGTTGCTAACTCAAGTGTTCGATGGTCTTGTTCAAGCTTCTGCTCCCGGAAAGGGACCACGAGCTGAAAACTCAGCTCCTATTAAAGCAGCTGCCTAGTCCTTGCAATTGTACAGTTAAAGGCTGACAAGATCTCAAAGATCTGAATAAAAACATCACCaccaactacaaaaaaaaaaaaaaccccaagtaaaaCCACACTATTAGTTTGATGTCCCATGGTTTTGGCAGCATGGGTTGATTTTTGAGTGTTGGCTTCCAATAGTGAGATCTAGGTCCTTTGTCTGTTTTGAGGGGTGGGAGTTTTAGCATCGGGTACTTTGCTCACATGCACCAGAGTAAAGTTTTTGGAAAATGCACTTAGCTTCCTAGAAATTATTCTGAACAAAATGTCCCTAGATGTCACAGTGGATGGGCCAAAACGCTAAGCATACCAATTACAGTAAATCATATGGTGCAGACAATATCATTCTTCACTATTCTTCATGGCTCCAGTGTTAAAGGAGAGTTATTCCCTTATCGATGAGCATTATCGGTAGGCCTTGCGCAGCACTGTACTTTCTGGATCTCTATATAATTCCATACTGGTCACAGCCTGTTCTGTCAAAACGCCCAGACCTCCGGTGTCACCTTGACACAGGCGTATGAGAGATGCTGTTGTTTTCCCCTGGCAGCCCTCAGCGTACCCGAAGCTGCCCCGTGAAATGCGGGGAGGAGCAAGGAGGGGGAGCCAGCACTGAGGGATCAGGGGCAAGCCGGCTTGACCCAAGGGGCGAGGGGGAGAACAACCAGGTGTGTGAAGACCGGGGAAGCCCACGAAGCACCAGGAACGCCTCCGACAGCCCGCACCCCCTCTGAGGCGCGCAGGGGCGAGCCGCCACCGCCCGCGCGCGCCAGCCCCGACCGTTAAGCACGTGGCCCTACCGTTGGGGAGGGGCCCCACCCCCCGGAAGGGCGAGGGTCGCCGAGCGCTCCGCccctcccgcgccgccgccggggcgggacggggcctGCGCATGCGCCCGAgcccgcgccgcgctccgcccccGCCGGCGCCGTGGGGCCGCGTCCGCGGGCCGCGCCCGCCTGCTGTAGGTGCTGGGGGGCGGCGGTGGGGTCCCGGTGCTCGCGGGGGGGTGTCTGTCACCGGCCCCGCTCTCATCCCCTTTCCCGAGCCCCCCTCCAGGTCCTCGCCGTCGCTCCTGGGGTGGCGGGTGACAcggcccccctgccccgcgcctCGCCGCCGCTGGCCCTCCGCaagcccccctcccaccccaccccaccccatcccaccccaccccaccgcccTGGCCGCCCCTCGCGGGTGGGGACCCGCTGCCCTGGAGCGTGTGCGTgtgcgggcaggcagggaggaggggtgTGAGGGGTGCCCTGTCTCTGCCCCGCCTTGCCCACAGGAGGGGGCTGTGCGTCTGTGTGGGCAGAGGGGTGGCCGTCCACTTGCGGTTTGATTTCCGAGGGGTAAATGACCCTGCGCCCAAATGTATCcgtgttttcctttgcagatgtAGCGAGGACGGGGTGCTAAAGCCCGAGCGGCGGCGAGGCCGCTGTTCGGGCCGGGTGGGGACAGGCGAGGCGGTGCCGGCCGCGCCAGCCGTGCTGCCCGGCCTGCGAAGGCTGCGCCCAGGGGTTAGTGCAGCCTGTGCAAGGGAGAGCCGTCTGTACACGGGCAGAAGTCTGTTGGCATCGTGTCGGGCTCTTTGCTAAGTATTGATATTTCATTGCTGCTGTTAAAATCACGTGGCGTGAAATTTAATAGTATGATCAAAAGTGCTATTAAGGCCGAAAATGCATTAATCTTTGAGGACAGGATGAGTTAATTGTGGTCTTTTGTACAGAACGCTTCCAACGAGCTGGCTAGGGatttattttcccccttcctttttccagttTATTGGCGATACGTGTAAAGATTGGAACATTGGTTGGTTGCCTAACATGAAAATATATATCCTAaatttggagggagggagggaggaaacagtgttcctcctctttttccacTGAGTAAATAAAATGTACTGCTGGTATAGTGAtggtttaaaattattaaaatagcatTCCTTTCTTCTAGATCATGCTGTTATTCTTCAAATGATATTCATTGTTTCTGTTCTGTGACTCAGCTGTCAGCTTTCCACAAGTGGTACAtgctaaatgttttctaaatagcacacattaagatttaaaaaacttcaaatattttaaatgtagttgAGTGTCTATAGCATCATAAGTCTGCTTTGAGACACGACTGCAACTTTATTAGTAAATGCTCTGATTGCTGGACCCTGAAATGCACAATACATGAACATCACTGTCATTTTCATAAGGGTAGTGCAGGACTGGAATCCTCTTGcaagtaatataaatattttttctctggtGTTGAGATAGGTCAAATACTATCTCAGAAAGCATTAATTCAGTCCTTTGCTGGTTTATGTTTTTCTGTCTGGTCTTGGCCCTGTTCCTACAAAGGACTAAAAATGGACTTAATTTGAAACGCAAATAGGCCTAGTGAATATACAAATTTAAATGTGTGCATTCTTTGCAAAATTGTGGCCTTTGTTTATATCTGCAAATGCTTTGCTCCTGATCTGTACTTTGATtcagcaaggaaaagaagaatttaacTAGAAAAGCTTTTCAATGCATTATTCACCCATTGCTTCTCActcaaaacaaattatttttctccaaattttgcTTCTGTCACTGGGCATTCAAGTTAAGATAATTTTTAGTCCTTTGAGTTACAAACCAGAACTTTCTCATATTTGCGAGCCTGCAGAGGAGAGAGAATTGATATTTAGAAGGTTGAACTGAATTGAAATGTCAATTACATTTGTTATGAAATACAGAGTACTCACTGCAATCTACCATTCTTTCCAGTATAGGAATgagacatttatttctttttcgtACTGGAGTAACAAGCTCAAGACTGTGGCTGTTATAGCACCTGGTAACAACGTGAACATTTAATTCAAATCTGCAACTTAAGAACAAACCTACATACCTAGCCTCATTTTTTCTGGTCACACTGTGCTACTGAGGCCAACATTGGCTTGCCCTTGCTACTGGTTACCTTGTCTGGTGAGTATGAAACCTGATGGTTTTACTTATCTGGGTAGCAGTTGTACTTGATTAGTGTTTCTGTAGCCAAAATTTTGTCAGagtcttaactgtattttttatattGGTTTTGAAATGCAGGATATCACATAAAAGACTAAGTGTCTCTCCAGCAAtcttttttttgaaactttttgaaaaGTAGTATAATTTACtacaggaataaaaaatatttaaaaattcctGTGTTTCATTTGGAAGTCGGTATCTTTAGACCTTGTTTAgattcaattatttttatgattGTCTATGTTAAAATATGATGAAAACAATCTTGGAAGATTTTCATATTCTGTAGGGTTTATTAATACTGTAGAGACATAGGCAGTCAACTTTTATCAGTGTGCAAAAGTACTTGACCTTAACACAATAGGAGTGTATTCTTGTAAGTCTTAAGGGGGATTACTGTTTCTCCAAAAGGAATCAATCATGGCTGACGACTCTCAGAGAAACTTTCGCTCAGTGTATTATGAAAAAGTGGGGTTTCGAGGAGTTGAAGAAAAGAAGTCACTGGAAATTCTGTTAAAAGATGACCGGTTGGGCAAGttgatttcactgttttctctATTACTTTGGTGatttggggctggggagggaataATAGAAAATGTTTAGCTGCTGTGCTTAGTACTCATTTAAGTTTTGCATCTTTTACCACTAATCTCTCAGTTATTACTAGCAGTCCTTTGagtttcaaagatttttaaaactgttaagTATTTgagtgcttgcttttttttttccttctctcattctCTATGCCCAAGAAAGTAAAAGTTTTTTAATGCAAGcaattttaatctgaaaatatattGTCTCATGCCGTTAATTCCATCTAACCTCAAAACAATGAAgattttgttattgctgttggTCCCTGAGGAGTGCTGCATCTcaacagaaaggaaagataaaTGTTGTCCTTTTAACAAAGCCCTTAATTGTTTTGACATAGCAACATGATTTACAAAATGTCTGTAAAAATGGTACAGTTTCTTCCTGGTGAAACCTAGGGTAGTTTTATTGTAAATAAAGTCAAcgtatatatttttcaaaattgttgCAGTTTATAGGGCACATTTTATTCTCAATTGAAGCGGTGAAAGCATTTGTTGATAATATATGATGAAAGTGGGGATTTTGATCTGCAGCTAAGGATTTATAATACTTAGGTAGATCAGAGACTCAAAcctatttataattatatttaaatttaccttttttttttctctgtatttctctacaGATATTGAGAAGCTTTGCACATTTAGTCAAAGGTTTCCTCTCCCATCCATGTATCGTATACTGGTGTGGAAAGTGCTTTTAGGTATGAAATATAACATCTGTGATCCTCTGTAGAAATGAGTATGTAGGAAGgtgtattttttctgtggttttttttttttttttttgagagttaaTGACATAGATTGTTCTGTACTACCTTGCCTACTGATACATATTTAGCCTATTTTTTTATCCACCTAAGATGCACAATGGCAAttataaaacaatatttcatgCATAGTTTTTGAGAACTTTTGCTGAAGTGTACCTAGAAGAGTGTATTTCTATATTTAACTTTGTAACACTACCCAAGTAAATTTATAAAATGGATTTGAAAGGTGGATTATAGTAAGTCACTGACACCTTATAAGATATTCCATTCTGTTCCTAAAACAACAGACAATTAAGTTGAAGTAAAGCTGtgattaaacttaaaaaaactgGGCAAGGTATGGAATGGATGTTTATTCTAAAGAGAAGCTTTGTGTTCTATAAAATCttggtttcttctggttttgcttctgGCTTTAAATTGTATTTGCCATTAAAGAAGTTATGAGGCCAGAGACATTTACTGTATCCCcagaaaccataaaaataaacatagattCTATTTTCCTTGAAGTGCATTAGTCAGATGACTAATTCAAAAGTACTAATGACTTCGCAGTAACTGGTCAAGTGTGTTGGGTTTACTAGATGCGAGGTCATGTCACTTGGAGGCAGGAGGGGTTGTGGAAGGTCCAGGAGGTCTGACCCTTACCAGGTATCTGGAGAATTTCCCTTAGAGTTGCTGCGTGTAGAGAAACACTGCCAGATTGAGTGTGAAGGTACATTGTCTGACTGAATCTCTGGAAGAGAAATGTGATTTACCATACTGTTGGTGGTGGAGCATTGTGCCACTTTTGGCAAGCTTGAGTGCGCTCCCATGCTCAGTCTTGTATTACCAGTGCTGTGCTTGCAGGAAGGGTGCCGATACCCGAAATACTGTTTCATCAGGGAGAGAGACCAGCAGTATCAGTCTGCAGATTGGCTTGGAAGCTGCTGTCTTTTGTTGTCTGTGAACTATCCTACTTCTTTGTACTTTGGCTCTCCAGAATATGTGATACAGATCCCATGTGTTTCTCTTGCATGAAGATTTTGGCGTGTGATTCAGAGTCAGGAAGATTGATGACTCCTACCTCAGAATGAGtattttacaaaacagtttttctCCGGTTTTAGGATGTTTAGGATCCGGGTTTAGGATCTTAGGCTGTGCCATGATCTTGAACAATGTTCAAGTGAATGTCTTCTGTTTCCCTTCTTGATCTCCATGTTCCACTACAGTGTCTGGAGTTTGAAATAATGTATAGAAAGTTTTagcttttttattcttctttttttctctccaatttCCTACAATTTAAAAATTGTGGCTTCGTATTCCTGATTATTTGGATTTGTAAGCCTTCTTTTGGGAGAGGTAGTAAACGAACAGTGCGCAGAAGGTGCAAGATCTAATTATAAAACTTGAAGTTCTTGGCATTGATCGTTGAACTAACAGAGTAATCCTACTTGATAAAAGCCTCTGCCATTAGAGTACTAATTTTGGGATGAAAAAGATTCTTGTACCCTGGGCCCTAGTGAAGTAGTCAGCATCCTTTAAAATAGTAGTAGGAAATATAGTGTAGGAGGTTTGGACAAGTGACTCAGTACAAGATCCTTCAGCCAAAATTATAACAGCAAAATACAGTCTCTTGGCAAACTTGTAGCTCGCTGCAGAGCCAGTGGTCTATCTTTGACTGTTTTAGATAGGATGATTTGTGAATCATATGATAACCCAAAACACCTTCTGAGTTAACTGTATGGAAGattatactgatttttttaaaggattttgtattttaaacccAGAGTGATTTATTTCAAATATGCATACTGTCATTCTGTTTACTCTGTGGGCGAACAGAGGTACAAGGACTTCTCTTATGCTGCATCTCAGTGTTAACACTTGTTAGAAAACGTGGTATTCAGAAGGGCAATGCAAAATCTCTCTCCCTAAATGACTGGAACAACAGCCCAGTGCATTTCTGGTGGGAAGTGTTACATATCCTCTAAATAATGTTAATAGTTTAACAAAAGGGGTTCTATCCTGTCAGCAAAACTATCTCAGACACATACCAGGGCTCAATGCTGTCCCAGGTTACACGGTACGTCAGCGATGTCTTTGTTAACTTCCTGTTCAGGTATGACTCATGATGGTTTCTAGACATCCCTGTGTTGTTTAAGCTTCTTTTCTGTCTGCCTAACATAGTCTTCTGTGTTTGAGGAAAGCAGTTGGCAGTATGTACATACAAAGTCATGATGTTGACTCTGTTTTTGCATAATGTGAAAAATGTCCCAGCTTTTGAAATGCAGACAGGTTTGCAGttggaaaataaaagataattttctgtctGATGTGCTTGTTACTAGAACTCAGTCGATTCGTGGTTTAACACTtggcaggaatatttttttctttgaatgagaGATAAAAGCAGCAGGTAGCCTGTTTCAGAACTGACTTCTGACAAATACTTTGTTCTCATGGATTTCCACAACGGGAAAAATTCTGCTCTGCTAGTGATATGGAAGtggcatttttttgcttttgtgtatgTAAGATCTTACTTCTGTTGAAGCCTGTGACAGTTTTGTCGTGAACATCAGTGCATAGCAAGATTGAGTCTTGAGTGAGGGGAAGGATCGAGTGAAATGTTGAGCATTTCTTCTGGAGATCGTAAACAGTTCAATTTTCTCTGCCTCTCTACTtagatacttttttcccctttttatttttcctcataggaaactagaaaaaatatttgtgttgtgctaagaaagtaaaaaatgtttccttgcgAAGTGTTTGAGTGGTATTCTTCAGTTTTAATCTGTAACTGATTCAACCTATGTGATTGATTTTGGTTCTGAATGTTGTTTTAGAGAGGTTTAATCTATGATACAGTGAGTAAAGAATTTTCTGGCAGACATCtaacagtaaattaaataatactgGAATGTACAGTATCTTTGCATTAGTTAATTGCATGTATATATTCTTGAATCATCTCAGACAAAGTGTAGAATTTAAGAACATGAACAGCTAATGTATATAAAAATCATTCTACATccactttgttttcaaaataaatggaagCTGGGCACAAATATGCAACTAGTACTGTATTTAAAAACTACAGGTAGGTATAAACAAGTAACAAGTAAGattcacaatttaaaaataaagaagggtTGTTGGAGAGGGAGAATaaatcaattaaattatttttcatctatcCCAGCAATAACATTTCTTATCAGCACACTGGATGTGGTATACAAAAGGGTTAGTGTCCATTTGCTGAAAACCTTGTAGAAGAGCTTGAGAAACAATAGTCTAAGTGTAGATTTTGCCTATGCTCAGTTAAcatctgaaatttgtttttataaatacaatgCTAAAGTGCTTTGTTGGTCCATTGACTTCCAGTTTTTGTAGAATTTTCTCCCTGGATTCTTTGACCAAGTTTATAAACAAACTGCTGTGCCAGGTCGTACATTTCTGTAGGCTGGAGTTGTAGTAGAAATTGAATTTAGGCAGATCTCTTGGAAAGGGAGTTTGAgtgctctgttttttctctttacagttgcctttttttttttttttatttaggaattATACCTCCTCACCATGAATCTCATGCTTTGGTGATGAAGTACCGGAAGGAGCAGTACTGGGATATACACCATGCTCTTCGTGTAATTCGTTTTATTAATGATTCTACCCCACAGGTAGATGTTTTCCTCCGCATACATCAACTGGAATCAGGAAAATTGCCTCGAAACTTGGCTTTTCCATTGGTCAGTTGTCATTTTAACAgtcttttaaatacagtattttgtttaACTTCACACTCTAAACGTGTAAGAAACTGAACTGCACGTAGTCCCACAAATGCTCGTAGATGGACAAAGTAAGgtgaatggaaaacagaaaagtactAGTGTAAAATAAGGGATTTTAGTCAAagtgcttttccatttttcttctcctaagtACTATTGTTAGATTTTATGccttaaaatatcttttgaatattttgcttGCTAGGCTTCAAGCCTTTTGTACTCTAGTACACTTCAGTTTCTTTatagcactgaaatgaaaatgacatAATCTTATCGGAACGCATAGATTCTTAAATGTCCTGGAACAAGGATAATTCAGAGCCAGTACAAGCAGCGATTTATTGCAAATTACATCATATATTtaaatgatttgtttttaaatctagaCTTTAATGTACtgacctcctttttcttttagtctgAACTGATCCAGGCTTCTGTCAGGTAATGCATGTACTCTGTAGTTTACAGTGTACTCACATACGGGTAAACGAGTCTATGTTTTGATGATAAGTCTATAATGTGATGATAAAAACAATGTGCGGATCTTATGTATAAGCCTCTACGAAAGAGGAGGTGATGAAAGGAGTCGTGGGACTTTCTGAAGTGGATTTTATCCTGTATTTAATTTATCCACGTTCACTCTAGCCCAGCttactttgttatttttcatctgtaataACAAAATTTGACATAAGaacttaaaaaaagtttaaaataaaaaaaaaaggttaaagttAACATGGaaaattcagtaatattttgGACTGGAGGATTATATACAATATTCTCCTGTTGGAGGAGAGGAAGTGTTTTTGTGCCCTTACAATTGCCTAGGAACGTGGGGCCATCCTGCCCTGCAAGTTTCCTATAGAGAAATTTCCTTGATTTTGACATGTGACCCAGTGGGCTAAAAATTCATCCCTTCTAGAGCAGTATTGCTTTCTGAGCAAGTGTTTTGTCAGTGCATCCCAGAGCACTAGCTGCTCTCAGTATTGTGATAGGATTTCATAGAGATGGTGTTTAGCAGATTCACAGTTGTTAGTCTTGTAACTTAGGTTTGTTTTGCTGCAGAAAGCATTTGTTCTCTTTATGCCAGCCTGTTTGCAGTGCAGTAACTGTCCCCTTAAACTTATAAGAGGTTACTGCTTGATAGTAATGCAGATGTTTTATTGTGGAGGCAGAGGGAGTATAAAGATGATGTTGGATTGgtctaaatattttgaaatgtttgagtCACAAATCACAGAAGTCTGCTAAATATGTTTTGTGCATCTGAAGGCAGAGAGTTTAAGTAGGGATATGTGTGTATTGCAGCAGTCTATGTAGCAGAGGCATATCCCAGTAGTATTTAGACTATCCACGCATGAGTGTGCAAAAGCCTGTGATGCTATAGCTTACTGCTACTGATGGTTACAGTAAATCAGGCTGTGGATACATATCTGGCTTGTTACCCTACCTCCTAATGTAGTCAGTACTGCCTGCGTAAGGAAGACTGTAAGAAACAGGGCAAATATAGAGCCTTTCCATGTGCATCTTCCCAGTTTAGACACTTCCTGAGCTAGCTGTTGGCATGATGTCTCGCTGGTTTAGAGTTAGTTCGCCTCCATTTACCCTATGTGCAGTCATACCATTAACTGTTGTTTAGGCATGCTGATACTTCTGTGAGGAAAGTATATTCTCAGGAGAAAAGATGATGGTGTGCCCATCACATGCTTCTGGTCATGTATTGTGGGGAATAAGGTAGTCGTCacctggaaaatatatttaattctcTCTAGGAAGATGCTTATCTTAAACTAAATGATTTTCTCTATGTTGAAGGTAGGCATACAGCTCAtgcctgcattatttttttcagtaactgtAACATCCATGACAAAGGTGTTTGGGAGGCCTGTTTAGCCCCTAGCAAGGAATAGGATGAAAAATTCTGCTGCTATGCAGCATAAAAATGTGGGGCATAGAAGTAGGATTATCGCTACCTTGTTAGGATGTGATATTATCTCATTTGAGAACATTTGAGAACTTTGAATCAGAGTTGTTCCAAACTCCTGTtgtatgttttggttttaaaagcaagatgaGTCTTACTTGTTCTGCTTTAATAGGTATCTGTCCCATAATGCAGCTGCTGCCccatgttttatttatgaatgTCAGAACAGCTCTTTGTGTACATTGATTCCAGTTTGTTTTCCCAAATAGCAGGGAAAAGTaatataagaatattttaaattggGTAGTCCAATACTTCTGTGTAGTTcacttttttggctttgttttccagGAACCTGAAGATGAAGTGTTTCTTGCTATTGCTAAAGCAATGGAGGAAATGGTGGAGGATCCTATAGAATGCTATTGGCTTGTCAGTTGCTTTGTGAATCAGCTGAACAGCAAGCACAAAGATTCATTACAACAACTGGTAaggaaaaaaccactttttttgtgtgtgtgtgtgtgaggagagCCAGTCATGGAAAGCATTAACAGATGGAGACAAATGGAGCATCAGAGGTGACATCCTTGGATTCTGTTCCACCAGCTGTTTTGAGAAAATGGGAGGAGTGCTTTTTGTGTTGTGATTGCGCTGTCCTGTAGGACACCTTGCCTAACATAACattagaaattgtttttatttgctacATGGTAGTTTTCAAttacatcttattttctttttaggttAGCTAAAGCTTACATTGTATCTAGTTGAATTATATTTCTCACAAATCGGTCACTTaaggattttctttattttaaacaattaaaaatgtcGCAAAGTTAAGAACATCTTGATGTATGTCTGCTACTTTCTAGGCTGCATCTCTGGCATCCATATGCTGCTCATTGGATGATAGACAAAGCACaattgt
Protein-coding sequences here:
- the TBC1D7 gene encoding TBC1 domain family member 7 isoform X1 gives rise to the protein MADDSQRNFRSVYYEKVGFRGVEEKKSLEILLKDDRLDIEKLCTFSQRFPLPSMYRILVWKVLLGIIPPHHESHALVMKYRKEQYWDIHHALRVIRFINDSTPQVDVFLRIHQLESGKLPRNLAFPLEPEDEVFLAIAKAMEEMVEDPIECYWLVSCFVNQLNSKHKDSLQQLPKILEQYLNIEDNRLLMHLKACAAMSKLPYDLWFKKCFAGCLPESSLQRVWDKVISGSCKILVFVAVEILLTFKMKIIALNTAEKITQFLENIPQDNTDAIVSKAVDLWRTHCGTPAHSV
- the TBC1D7 gene encoding TBC1 domain family member 7 isoform X2 yields the protein MTDIEKLCTFSQRFPLPSMYRILVWKVLLGIIPPHHESHALVMKYRKEQYWDIHHALRVIRFINDSTPQVDVFLRIHQLESGKLPRNLAFPLEPEDEVFLAIAKAMEEMVEDPIECYWLVSCFVNQLNSKHKDSLQQLPKILEQYLNIEDNRLLMHLKACAAMSKLPYDLWFKKCFAGCLPESSLQRVWDKVISGSCKILVFVAVEILLTFKMKIIALNTAEKITQFLENIPQDNTDAIVSKAVDLWRTHCGTPAHSV